The nucleotide sequence GCGAAGGACGTCCGGGTGCTCAAGAGCGTGCAGAGTGCCGGCAGCGCGCCCAGCAAGCAGGATGCCTTCGCGATCGGGGGCGTTGCCACCTACTCCCTGCAGGTCGACACCTCCGAGTACACCTCCGCCCAGAACATCGAGCTCACCGATCATCTCGGCAACGGGGTCTGCCCGATCGTGACCACCGCCCAGTGGGCCACCCTGGTGCAGGACAATCCGTCACTGGCGGGAGTCGGCGGTTGCGTCGACGACAACCAGGGACCGACCATCGACGCCGGGCCCCCCATCAGCTACTCCAGCGTCACCTTCGACGCGAACACGGGCGTCTTCACCATGACGTTCTCGCCCATCGCCGATCTGGCCGACCAGTCGAGCGTGCACATCACCTACCCCGCGCGGATGCTCGCGCAGTATCCCGGCGGTTCGCTCGTGAACACCGAGACCAGCGCCGGCGACAGCTTCGGCAACACCGTGTCGTTGGCTGCCACGACCACTCCCATCGGGAACAGCCCGGAGACCGGCCCACTCGCCGTCACGGACACGTCCTCGGCCGAGTTGGTCAGCAGCGCACCGGCGATCAAGAAGCTGATCGAGCCGCTGCCTGTCCTACCGGCAACGAACTATTCCTGCGCCGGAACGGGTTTCGTCGATCCGACGAACCCGTCTCTGCCCTCCGCAAGAACAACTTTCGCGCTCGGCGACCTCGTGTGCTTCGAACTCCGGGTCAGCTTCGCCGCCGGGACCTTCACCCGTGATGCATCGGTCACCGATTTCCTTCCGCAGGGCACCACCTTCGTGGCCGCGACCATCGGCCCGGACAACACCGTGCCGACGAACCAGATCGCGCTGGACACCTCGGCAGCCTCGAGCGGAACGGTCACCTGGGCCCTGGGACGGACCTCGGGCAACGCGCTGGTGCTGGACCCCGGTCAGACGTTCGTGGCCCGGGTCGCCGTGCGCATCACCGATCCGGCGAATCCCGGAGCGGTCGACATCGCCGGCAACCTGATGAAGCTGCGCCAGCAGAACTCGGCCGGTCAGGTGATCTCGCTCCGGGATCAGGTCAACTTCGCGATCGCCCCCGGCCATTCCCCTGTCGCTCACCAAGGGTGTCGCCTCGATCAACGGCCTGCCCAACCCGGAGAACCCGGAGAACACAGATCACCAGCAGATCAGACAGGGTGACGTGGTCGATTTCCGCGTCGACATCTCGCATCTCGGGACAGCCGCGAACGGCACGGACCGCAGCGTGTCGAACATCGAGGTGTGGGACGTCCTACCCGCGCCATTCACCTGTGCCGACCTCACCGCGAGCGCCGGCTTCGGCCAGGAGTGCCGCGACCCGGGTGCGTTGAACGGCTGGAACCCGACGGTGAGCGGCCGGTCCATCATCCGCTGGATGATCCCGGGCAGCCTGGCCGCCGGCGGCACCACACGACTGGACTACACCGTCACCGTGCCACAGGTCGGTCCGGCGATCGACGTCTCCAACACCGCGTACGTCTCGCAGTACACGGCCGACTCCGACGACCAGCTGGACGGCACCACGTACTACCCGGCCGGGAACATCGACGCCGACATCCCCCTGGCATCCCAGCTGGCCCCGGCCGTCATCGACAGCTCGGACGTCTACACCGCACCAGCGTCCGCGACCAAGACGGTCACCAGCGCCATCGCCGAACCGGGCAACGACGGGGCCGGCCAGGCGGCGGTCGGCGAACTGCTCACCTTCACCATCGGAGCCGTGGTACCCGCGGGTCTGACCGTCGCCTCGGCCACCCTCGCGGACGCGCTGCCGCCAAACGGTCTGGAAACTGCTCAACGGCGCGCATCCACCCACCGCATCATTTGCTCCCAATGCAGCCAGTCCTGGCGTGACAACCGCACTACCCGTTGGCTTCTCACTCGATCCCAGCTCCGGCGCGCTGACCTTCCCGACCTCCTACACCAACAACACCGGCACCGACCAGCTGATCCCGGTGACGCTGACCGGTCGATTCACCACGGCGGTCGGCGGCCAGGGCGACGCCAAGGTCGACACTGCCGAATTCACCTACACCCCAGCAGGCGGTGCGGCGACGACCCTGACCCAGCCGGCCACCTCGACGGTGGTGGAGCCGCTGCCGACGCTGAGCAAGTCGGTCTCCCCCGCCGGGCCCTACACAGCAGGCCAGAACATCACCTATCAGCTCACCGCCGGCAACACCGCCGGACGGCCGACGGCCTACGACAACTGGGTTCTCGACTGCGTCCCGGCCGGCCTGCAGGTCACCGGATACGTCGCCGGCGGACCGGCCGTCGGCAGCGCAGACAGCCCGACCCCGGGTACCGGAACCGGGAGCGGCGGCAACGGATGCGCCACCGGAACCACCCGGATCGGTTGGCACGTCGGTGATCTGGCTGGAGGGGTCAGTGCGTCGCTGTTCTACACGGTGGCCATCGAAGCCGCCGCGGCCGCCGGCAGGACCTACCTGAACACGGCCGACCTGAGTGCGTCGTCGATTCCCGGCGTTCGCTCGACCCCCCAGTCGCCACTCCCGGACGGCGCGCGCGGGTACACCGCGTCCGACAACCAGACGGTGAAGGTCACCACCCCGGCCCTGACCAAATCAGCAACACCTGATCATGCCAACGTTGGCACGGCGATCACCTTCACCGTGACCGCGCAGATCCCCGCCCAGGTCAACCTCTATCACGCGGTCCTGCGGGACCTGCTCCCCGCCGGTCTGGACGCCTCCACCCTGACGACGGTGTCGCTGACCTGCGCCCAGACACCCGGCACCTGCACCGTGCCGTCGACTGCTCCGACGACCACACCGTCCGGCGCCGGCACCCTGGCCACGTGGGATCTCGGCGATCTGTTGGCCCAGCCCCAGGTCCGCACCATCACGCTCACCTACACGGCCGTGCTGGCCGACGTGCCGTCCGTCAGCCGCAACTCGACGGTGACCAACGGCGCCTCCATCGCGTGGAACCCGGCGATCGGCGGCGGCATACCTCCGTTCACGGCGTCCGACATCTCCGCGACCGCCACGATCACCGTCACCGAACCGGTGGTCCACCTGACCAAATCGGTGTCCAACACCAACCCGGAGCCCGGCCAGGGCTTCGACTACACGCTCAGGGCGATCAACGGCGGCGGTCCGGGCGATGCCGGCACCGGTCCCGCCTACGACGTCGGGATCAGCGACGCGGTACCGGCCGGCGTGGCCATCGACCCGGGGACCTTGCCGGGCGGGACCACGCTGACCGGGCAGGATCCCAACGGCTCCGGCGGAACCCTGCGCTGGTCGATCCCCGGCCCGCTGGCCGTCGGCGGGTCGACGACGGTCACCTACCACGCCACCCTGGCGCCTTCGGCCGGGCTGGGCACGGGCGGGCAGCGCAACACCGCCACCGTCACCGACGTCTACAGCCAGACCAACACCGGTGGCCGGCACTCGACGCCCGGAACCACTGCCTCCCGCACCGTGACTCCCGACTTCCCGAAGATCGTGCCGACCAAGGCGGCCGTCACCACCGGCCCCGCCTACGCCGGAGCGCCTTTCACGTGGCAGCTGACGCTGACCAACGCCGGGACCGGCCGGGCGTACAACCTGAGCGCGACCGACACGCTGCCGTTGCACTGGACCTACGATGCCGGCTCGGCCAGGGTCACCACGGCCGGCGGCACGGCAGTCGCCCTGGACCCGACGATCACCGCAGCGACCGCCACCAACGGTCCGAAGCTGACCTGGACCGGACTTGCCCCGCTGCAGGGCAACCCGTCGACCGACGGACTGGCACCCGGTCAGACCATCATCGTCACGCTGGATGCCACCCCCGGTCCGGATGCACCGACCACCAGCGGTACGGCCAGCCCGAACACCAACACGCTGACCTCCACCGGCACCGACGCGACGAATGCCGCCGGTGACGCGGTCGGGCCCTACGGCTCCGGAACGGGTACGGCGGTGGCGTTGATCGCGGCTGCAGACGTCCAGATCACCAAAGCGGCAAATACTTTCACCGCCGGCAGTCAAGGCAGTTGGACGCTGACGGCGAAGAACAACGGCCCGGATCCGGCAGTCGGCCCGTTCAGCCTGACCGACACCGTCCCCAACCGCCTGACCCTGCCCGGTGGCGGCACCGGCGCCGCTCTGAGACTGATCTCGGCGACCGGCACCGGATGGTCCTGCACCACCAACTCGGGGACCGGAGCCGTGGCCTGTCCCGGACGAACGGCACCGAGGTGCTGCCGACCGGCCAGTCCTTCCCAGCCGTCACGGTCACCGTCGCCATCCCCCAGGACGCCGTCACGAGTTCGACCGTCCAGAACGCGGGCTCCATCGCCGATCGCACCTTCGACCCTGACACCGCGAACAACACCGATTCCGCGACCGGCACGGTCGTCACCGAGGGCGATCTGAAGATCACCAAGACGCTCGCCGGCGTGATGACCGCCGGAGCGAACGCGAGTTACACCATCGGCGTCACCAACCTCGGCCCTTCGGTGTCGTTGGCCGATGCCGGCTCGCCGATCACGGTGACCGACACGCTGCCGGCCGGGACGACTTTCATCGCCGCTTCCGGCTCCGGCTGGAACTGTGCGGTTCCGGCCGCCGGTGTGCTGACCTGCCGATGGACCACGACCCTGGCTGCCGCGGCCGGCGCCGCCCCGTTGACCGTCACCGTTCGGGTGCCGTCCGATCGCACGTCACCGGTGGTCAACACGGCTGCGGTGACGCCGGGCAGCACCCCGGACGACGATTCGCTCGGGGGGATCGACACGGCGTCGGTGACGACCACTCCCGATCAGCAGGCAGACCTCGGGATCTCCAAGGTGTTGGTGAACAAGGACACCCAGCCGATCGTCGCCGGCACCGACCGAATCTACGAACTGGCGGTCACCAACTACGGGCCGTCCGACGCCACGGGTGTGGTCGTCACCGACACGTTGCCCGCCTTCGTCTCCTCCAGCGGCACGTTCACCTCGGTCTCCGGCACCTGGACCTGCGTGACCGCCGGACCACGCGTGACCTGCTCGCTCACCGGCGCACTCGCCGGCCCCAACCTGGGCGCCCCGGTCACCGACACCGTCCGCATCTCGGTCCACATCGCCGACAACTTCGATACCGCAACGAGTATCGTCAACTCTGCCACGGTGGGCGCAGACACCCACGACCCCGGCCCGACCTCGAACACCACCTCGGACGACTCGTCGGTGACCGGACAGGCCGACCTCACCCTGGACAAGACCATCACCACCGCCGCCGTCGCCGGGCGCAGCATGAACTATCGATTGCAGGTACACAACCTCGGACCGTCGGTCGCCACCGGTCAGACCCTGGTGGTCGACACCCTGCCCACCGGATTGTCCTTCGATCCCGCCAATCTGCCCTCGGGCACCGGCTGGAACTGCAGCCTGACCAGCGCGGCCACCGTGACCTGTTCCTCCGCAGCCACCGTCGGGACCGATGCGTCCGGAGCCAACCTGGCCGGTCCCATCAACGCGCCCGTCCTGGTCGACGAGCAGGCGCTCGGCACCCTGGTGAACCGCGCCACGGTTTCCGGGCCGGTCTACGACCCGGTTCCCGAGAACGACACCGTCACCAGGGACACGCCGATCACCCAGCTGGCCGACGTCTCGATCACCAAGACCGCGGCCAGGCCCACCGTGGTCGCCGGCACCGACGTCACCTACGGCATCGCGGTCGTCAACGCCGGGCCGTCGACCGCGCGCGGCCTGAGCGTGGTCGACACCCCGGACCCCGGTCTGGTGGTCACCGCGCTCTCCGGCCCCGGTTGGAGCTGCACCCTGGCCACACTGACCTGCCTGCGGGACGAGTTGACCGTGGCCGGCGGCGTCTCGACGATCACCGTGACCGCGCATCCTGACTCCGCAGTAGCGACCGGCACCTCGCTCGTCAACAAGGCCGACCTGACGGTGACCACTCCGCACAGCCCCGGCGCTCCCGCCTGGCACGGCCAGGACATCATCTCGGTCAGCACGACCGCGGGCGTTTCCCTGACGAAAACCCACGACAGCGCCAGTGATCCCGTCTCGGCCGGCGATGCCGTCAACTTCGCCCTGACCGCCTCGAACGCCGGTCCGTCGGATGCGGTCGGCCCTATCACCATCACCGACACTCTGCCGACCGGGATGTCCTACCTGTCCAGCCAGGGTCCCTGGACCTGCGCCGCCGCCGGCCAGGTGATCATCTGCACTCTGGACGGCGGTGCTCCCAGCATTCCGGCGGCTGGCCGGGCACCCGGACTCGCGCTGGCTGTGTCCATCAATTCCGGTGTGCTGAGTGCGACTCTCACCAACAGCGCCACCGTCTCCACCGGCACCCCGCAGGACCCGACCGTTCCCGTGTCGGCCACCGACACCGTCCCGGTGACGACCAGCGCAGATCTGACGGTGGTCAA is from Nakamurella sp. PAMC28650 and encodes:
- a CDS encoding isopeptide-forming domain-containing fimbrial protein, whose product is MTTALPVGFSLDPSSGALTFPTSYTNNTGTDQLIPVTLTGRFTTAVGGQGDAKVDTAEFTYTPAGGAATTLTQPATSTVVEPLPTLSKSVSPAGPYTAGQNITYQLTAGNTAGRPTAYDNWVLDCVPAGLQVTGYVAGGPAVGSADSPTPGTGTGSGGNGCATGTTRIGWHVGDLAGGVSASLFYTVAIEAAAAAGRTYLNTADLSASSIPGVRSTPQSPLPDGARGYTASDNQTVKVTTPALTKSATPDHANVGTAITFTVTAQIPAQVNLYHAVLRDLLPAGLDASTLTTVSLTCAQTPGTCTVPSTAPTTTPSGAGTLATWDLGDLLAQPQVRTITLTYTAVLADVPSVSRNSTVTNGASIAWNPAIGGGIPPFTASDISATATITVTEPVVHLTKSVSNTNPEPGQGFDYTLRAINGGGPGDAGTGPAYDVGISDAVPAGVAIDPGTLPGGTTLTGQDPNGSGGTLRWSIPGPLAVGGSTTVTYHATLAPSAGLGTGGQRNTATVTDVYSQTNTGGRHSTPGTTASRTVTPDFPKIVPTKAAVTTGPAYAGAPFTWQLTLTNAGTGRAYNLSATDTLPLHWTYDAGSARVTTAGGTAVALDPTITAATATNGPKLTWTGLAPLQGNPSTDGLAPGQTIIVTLDATPGPDAPTTSGTASPNTNTLTSTGTDATNAAGDAVGPYGSGTGTAVALIAAADVQITKAANTFTAGSQGSWTLTAKNNGPDPAVGPFSLTDTVPNRLTLPGGGTGAALRLISATGTGWSCTTNSGTGAVACPGRTAPRCCRPASPSQPSRSPSPSPRTPSRVRPSRTRAPSPIAPSTLTPRTTPIPRPARSSPRAI